The genome window CACGTGTGACGCACGGAACATCTCGTCGGGACCCCCTGTCGGAGAAGCCATACCGGCGGGTAACGTCCGGGCAGTCCAGTCGTGCTCAGGGTTTCAACCAGTGAATCCCGGAGGAATCCCGAGCACCTGACCGAGCCTTGGACCGCACCGTCGCAGCACACAGAGTCGTGGCGTCGGCGCCCTGTGAGGAGCAGCAGTCTTGCGCGAGTTCAGCCTTCCGGCTTTGTACGAGGTCCCTGCGGACGGAAACCTGACCGACATCGTTCGCAGAAACGCCGCGCAGCATCCGGACGTCGCCGTCATCGCCCGCAAGGTCGCGGGCGCCTGGCAGGACGTCACCGCCGCCGCCTTCCTCGCCGAGGTGCAGGCCGCGGCGAAGGGCCTGATCGCCTCCGGAGTGCAGCCGGGCGACCGGGTGGGTCTGATGTCGCGGACCCGCTACGAGTGGACGCTGCTGGACTTCGCGATCTGGAGCGCGGGCGGGGTCACCGTGCCGGTGTACGAGACCAGCTCGCCCGAGCAGGTGCAGTGGATCCTCAGCGACTCGGGCGCGACCGCCTGCATCGTGGAGCAGGACGCGCACGCCGCGACCGTCGAGACGGTGCGCGAGAAGCTGCCCGCGCTCAAGCACGTGTGGCAGATCGAGGCCGGGGCCGTGGAGGAGCTGGGCCGCGTCGGCCGGGACGTCAGTGACACGGCGGTCGAGGAGCGCAGCTCCCTCGCCAAGGCCGACGATCCGGCGACGATCGTCTACACCAGCGGCACCACCGGGCGCCCCAAGGGCTGTGTGCTGACCCACCGCAACTTCTTCGCCGAGTGCGGGAACGTCGTGGAGCGGCTGCGCCCCCTGTTCCGTACCGGCGAGTGCTCGGTCCTGCTCTTCCTGCCGCTCGCGCACGTCTTCGGACGTCTGGTGCAGATCGCGCCGATGATGGCGCCGATCAAGCTGGGCTGTGTCCCGGACATCAAGAACCTCACCGACGAACTGGCCGCGTTCCGGCCGACGTTGGTCCTCGGCGTGCCGCGCGTGTTCGAGAAGGTGTACAACTCGGCGCGCGCCAAGGCCCAGGCGGACGGCAAGGGGAAGGTCTTCGACAAGGCGGCGGACACGGCGATCGCCTACAGCAAGGCGCTGGACTCGCCGTCCGGTCCGTCCCTCGGCCTGAAGATCAAGCACAAGGCGTTCGACAAGCTCGTCTACAGCAAGCTGCGCGCGGTGCTGGGCGGCCGCGGCGAGTACGCCATCTCCGGGGGCGCCCCGCTGGGTGAGCGCCTGGGCCACTTCTTCCGCGGCATCGGCTTCACGGTCCTGGAGGGCTACGGCCTGACCGAGTCGTGCGCGGCGACGGCGTTCAACCCGTGGGACCGGCAGAAGATCGGTACGGTCGGCCAGCCGCTGCCGGGTTCCGTGATCC of Streptomyces cynarae contains these proteins:
- a CDS encoding AMP-dependent synthetase/ligase — translated: MREFSLPALYEVPADGNLTDIVRRNAAQHPDVAVIARKVAGAWQDVTAAAFLAEVQAAAKGLIASGVQPGDRVGLMSRTRYEWTLLDFAIWSAGGVTVPVYETSSPEQVQWILSDSGATACIVEQDAHAATVETVREKLPALKHVWQIEAGAVEELGRVGRDVSDTAVEERSSLAKADDPATIVYTSGTTGRPKGCVLTHRNFFAECGNVVERLRPLFRTGECSVLLFLPLAHVFGRLVQIAPMMAPIKLGCVPDIKNLTDELAAFRPTLVLGVPRVFEKVYNSARAKAQADGKGKVFDKAADTAIAYSKALDSPSGPSLGLKIKHKAFDKLVYSKLRAVLGGRGEYAISGGAPLGERLGHFFRGIGFTVLEGYGLTESCAATAFNPWDRQKIGTVGQPLPGSVIRIADDGEVLLHGEHLFKGYWNNEAATAEALADGWFHTGDIGTLDEDGYLRITGRKKELIVTAGGKNVAPAVIEDRIRAHALVAECMVVGDGRPFVGALVTIDEEFLGRWAAEHGKPAGSTAASLCDDPDLLAAIQDAIDDGNAAVSKAESVRKFRILPSQFTEESGHLTPSLKLKRNVVAKDYAEEIEALYRK